The nucleotide window CGGATTCCAGAAGACATTGCCAACGAGCTCGATGAATTCTATGCCGATCTTACCCAGAAGCATGAACTCTACACGGACATGCTGGTTCTCGATGAGTTAATCCATGTCTCAAAGCGCAAGTATGGAATAGCTTACAAGGATACAATCGAGTTTATAGACGACATCGTTCTGCCCGCGGTTAGAGTTCTTCCACTAACGTTTCAGGACTACTTAACAGCCAAGGGGGTTATCTTCCAGTACAACCTCCGTCCCTCTGACGCCCTTCACGTTGCGGTTATAGAGAACAACGGCCTGCAAGCGATAGTTAGCGAAGATGAAGACTTTGACGTTCTCCCTCTCAAACGGGTCTGGCTGGGTGATTGAAATGGAGGTTTACAAGGCCAAGTTCGGCGAACCGGAGCTCGGTTGGGTCGTTCTCGTTCATGGCCTTGGGGAGCACAGCGGGAGGTACGGACGGCTGATTAGGGAGCTCAACGAGGCCGGCTTTGCCGTTTACACCTTCGACTGGCCTGGACACGGCAAGAGCCCCGGGAAGAGGGGGCACACGAGCGTCGAAGAGGCTATGGAAATAATTGATTCCATAATTGAAGAATTAGGTGAGAAGCCCTTCCTCTTCGGCCACAGCCTCGGCGGTTTAACGGTTATCAGATACGCTGAGACGAGGCCCGATAAGATTAGGGGAGTAATCGCTTCGTCGCCCGCCCTTGCCAAGAGCCCGGAAACGCCTGGCTTTATGGTGGCCCTCGCGAAGTTCCTCGGAAAGGTAGCTCCTGGCCTTGTCCTCTCCAACGGCATAAAGCCTGAGCTTCTCTCAAGGAACAAAGATGCCGTGAGACGGTACGTTGAGGACCCGCTCGTCCACGACAGGATTTCGGCGAAGCTCGGCAGGAGCATCTTCGTTAACATGGAGCTCGCTCACCGAGAGGCTGAAAGAATAAAAGTTCCTATTCTCCTACTCGTTGGAACAGGGGACGTGATAACGCCTCCAGAAGGCGCGAGGAAGCTCTTTGAAAAGCTGAAGGTGGGGGACAAAACGCTCAGGGAGTTCAATGGAGCCTACCACGAGATATTCGAGGATCCCGAGTGGGCGGACGAGTTCCATCGTGCAATCGTTGAGTGGCTCGTGGAGCGTTCGAAGTGAAAAAACGTCCTCACTTTTGTTTTTCCGGTGTTTCAATTTGGAGTGCTCCCCCTAACGGAACGCGCCGACACAGTTTTATCCTTCCGGGCACTATTAAAT belongs to Thermococcus sp. AM4 and includes:
- a CDS encoding type II toxin-antitoxin system VapC family toxin, which gives rise to MKLFIDTNLFVYLNSRIPEDIANELDEFYADLTQKHELYTDMLVLDELIHVSKRKYGIAYKDTIEFIDDIVLPAVRVLPLTFQDYLTAKGVIFQYNLRPSDALHVAVIENNGLQAIVSEDEDFDVLPLKRVWLGD
- a CDS encoding alpha/beta hydrolase; amino-acid sequence: MEVYKAKFGEPELGWVVLVHGLGEHSGRYGRLIRELNEAGFAVYTFDWPGHGKSPGKRGHTSVEEAMEIIDSIIEELGEKPFLFGHSLGGLTVIRYAETRPDKIRGVIASSPALAKSPETPGFMVALAKFLGKVAPGLVLSNGIKPELLSRNKDAVRRYVEDPLVHDRISAKLGRSIFVNMELAHREAERIKVPILLLVGTGDVITPPEGARKLFEKLKVGDKTLREFNGAYHEIFEDPEWADEFHRAIVEWLVERSK